TGGATGTTGAATTTCAACACAGGGAGGATTTATGAACTCTGTGCAGCAGCAGTGATGCCAAACAAGACCGAACGTGCAACACGACAAACACACTGAGGGACGGGAGAGGTGAGGGGTCAGAGTTCAGGGGTCAGATAGTCACCTGGGACGTAGAGGTCACATCCTCAGAGAACAGTGCTCTCAGGTGGACCGCTTTCTCCTTGATACTTTTATTGTGAAACTCTCTAGCATTCTGGGCCTGAGCTTTCTTCTGCAGGACACATACcatgagacacagagacaaagaacaggcataaaatttgatttgatttgaaagctgCACCCGcaacacagtaccacataatCCCTGTCTGATGAATGGGTCTGAATAGTAATTATTAACTCCCAAATCAGAGTAATGTACGGACAAATAAAAGTATGAAATGTATGCATTCACTATTgcaaatcgctctggataagagcgtctgccaaatgactaaaatgtcaaaggtAATGATCAAGCAAGATAAGTGGACTTTGGTCCTACTTTCCTACTGAAGGAGCTAGATGGCATATTGTTTATTGGGTGGTGGGGAACAATAGTTTTGCCGTGTGGAGTAGAGTGGCAGTTTTTATAACACTAATTTGACACACCAGCAGAGATGACTCCACTCTTATACATGCAGACTgagacccagacagagacagacagacacacaggactgGCACAGAACAAGGCCACAAGGGCAGCCCACTGGCTAAACTTGCCAGTCAGCAGCCTCTGTACCTCTTTGTCTCTGCCAGGGCTGTGGGTCTGCTCTTGCTATTGTGGTCAGTGTGGATGATTCAGTGTTGACTTCACCAGCTGACTATGTGCTATACAATGCTAAATGTATAATCAGGATGATTATCTCAACATTCATATTCAGCCTTTCCTAAAAAGGATGTCTTATATGATCACACAGTAGGAGGCAATAACAATAGAAAAAGACAGAGCAGACAAAGAGAAATGGACAGATAGAGAGGAAaggataagagaggagaggagaggagaggagaggagaggagaggagaggagaggagaggagaggagaggagaggagaggagaggagaggagaggagaggagaggagaggagaggagaggaaaggaaaggaaaggagaggagaggagaggaggaaaggagaggaaaggagaggataggagaggaaaggagaggagaggaaaggagaggagaggagaggagaggagaggagaggagaggagaggagaggagaggagaggagaggagaggagaggagaggagaggagaggagaggagaggagaggagaggagaggaaaggaaaggagatgaaaggaaaggagatgaaaggaaaggagaggagtggaaaggagaggagtggaaaggagaggggaaTAGGTCACCTTGGTGATCTTTTCCTCCACCTCCTGAAGGCGTTGGAGCATTCTAGACATGGCTAGGACCGCTGAGTGGCAGGAGGGAGAGTAGCCAGGGTACTCTATGCTCTCTGGCTTTTGAGGATGCGTCTGGGGTTGCGTCTGAGTACGTGTCTGATCAGCCTGTCTGACCTTCCTGAGGGTGTGATTTGGGCTGGGTGGGGGTTGGAGCTTGGGTTGGAGCTGGaactggggttggggctggtgcTGAGACTGAAGCTGGGCTTGGAGCTGGGGCGAGAGCTTGGGTTGGAGCTGGaactggggttggggctggtgcTGAGACTGAAGCTGGGCTTGGAGCTGGGGCGAGAGCTTGGGTTAAGGAGGAGGCTGGGGTGGTAGCCGAGCGATGCACTCAGCTGCATATTTGGCACAGGTTGCAGAATGAAACTGGAAACACACAGCACATGTGAGCTGCAGTTCTATGGCTCTCTGTCAACTCAGGGTGAGCTTGATGAAAAAACAATTGCAGCAAACAGGCTCCAGTAGTTTAACAGCTGGAGAGAATAGAAGGGAGATTTATGCCCCATGCTTTCCTTTATCATGTGAATCTATTTTTCATTTCCAACCCACAGGGAGCATTTAACACTCTCACTCCAGGTAGGTGATGTGTATACCAAAactgagtgacagtgtgtgttctGCAGAGTGTATTAGCGTGGGTATGTCTGTGTATTACAGTATGTTGACCAGGCCTGCTCCAGTCCTCTACCTGTGTCTTGGGGGGAGGGTTGGGTGGGGTCTGCTGCCTGAGGTTGGTGAAGCGTGGGGTCTCAGTCATGTCCATGGAGCGTGGCCAAGGGGCCCTCTCAGAACCCCAATCACAAGGAGACTGATGGGGTTTGTCAGCCAGAAACAAAGCCAAGGAAAAAGGTTAATAGAAAGACAGAAAaggaagaaaagagagaaagtgacTTGCAAGATAAGTTAAGTATCTCACcaaacagttaagaacaaattcttatttacaatgatggtctacaccggccaaacccggacgacgctgggccaattgtgcaccgcccaatgggactcccattcacggccggttgtgatacaacctggaatcgaaccagggtgtctgtagtgacgcctctagcactaagtGCCTTAGAACTCTGCGCCACTCCCCCCAAGACTTTATAACCAAGTCTTAATCAGAAAACGAACAGTACACAACCAAGCCTGGCTCTTTCCCTTGGAACACAACTGATCACCTCTGTCCTATAGCACACTGTGGTATAAGGCCTCTGAGAACAAACATGCCAGTTACTATACcatactacagtactgtataagCTATGGAGGACACTGTCCAACACTGACAGTGTCCTTAGGAGGGGGAATGGGGGACATATCTTGGTGGTTCTGACCTGTCTCCGGAGGGTGAAGCTGGGGTTGCTCTCCTCAAACTTGGACAGGAGCTGGCTGGCCATGGAGCGGACCTTGTTCTCCTTCACCTCCCTCCCCTCACCCACACAGGACGCACTCTGACTGGAGAAGTTGGTTGCCTGTCATGAGAAATAGTGACTTGAGTTATCAGGGCCAAAATAAATTGTATTTTGCCGTATTTGACTGGTGCACTTAGAATGTCCTTACGAAATTGTAGTTTGATGGTAATAACTACCTCTTCCAAATAACTGCAGACTTTTCGTCTCCTTTTGTACGTTGGGTCAGTATCTTCTAGCTTCTTCTCATCCTGAAAGAAAACAACCCAGCCATAGTATATGACTAAATATTTCAGACTTCACTCAAAGGTAAAAATATTCAACATGAAAGTGAACTATTAAAATAGAGCCCATCTCAAAAAAAACTCTAGAAGAATGATCtgtatttatacatttttatacATTTATCTTGTGGAAGGCCCCAATACCGTCCACTTATTCAAATGAAATGACTTTTGAAATGATAACACAGGGAGGCTGAGAGGCTCTCAAGTTGCAGTCGTTATCAATGAAGACAGGCACCTGGAGAGAGGAGTGTGATTACCTTCGGTACCCTTTTTCTTGGTACCAGAACTTTGTTCATACTTCTGACTGCCTTGGAAGGATAGTCTTCACTGTTTTCGTCGGCCCCTCTAGAATCTGCAAAGAAACACGAGTACATTAAAAGGTATGATATTTTCCACAGAGCTCAGCCATGAATGCCAAATAAAAGCAATGGCCAATGTGTTGTTACATTACGTCTAAAATAAACCTAATATTACTGTGTTGGAAAGAACCGGATGGGGCAAGACCATCTGTTTTTCCTGAGAAATGCCACCTAAAAAATAAAGGGCTTTTTCGTGGAAACCAATACTGAAACTCTTCACTACAGATCATAAGAATGTATACAATTATTGCTAAATAGTACATCCTCATTCCGTGGGCAACCAGCTTTGCTGTGGATAGAGGCATATCATGTGACCTCTTAGAGACCATAAAGCAAGTACAACTGATGTCCATGTGGCAATAATATGCTCTCTTCACCTTAGGCATGTCAGACCAGAAACTGGAGTAAGGTGTAGTGTTTTCTCTCCAGGCATCCTAGAACAATACACTATCTGTAAGGTAGCCTGTACTGCGCTGGGCAGATGTGCATTCCTCTCATGCCAGACAACGTGACTGATAAGGTTGTGCAACGCAGACGTTCTTTCAAAGGAAGCCAGATTAAATCTCATACCCTCTTTTACACCAGCTAAAGTGTCTCTAGAAAGACATAACTTATCTGAAAGAGAGCAGGGGTCAGCCCAGAAAAAAGGGATGAAATACATTAAAGACAGAGACAGCTTGATATGTAAAGAAATGGCCCTGGTGAAAACAATACAGTGAGAGGCTGGGCTTTTAATACAGTGGACACAGTGGAGTGGTAGGGTCAGTGACAGTGACGAGGTGTTAAAGTATCAAGTTTCAGGTTTTTTATTTGTAGTATGATCAGGATACACACGTTATACactgtccaacgaaatgcttactgcaggttccttctggacaatgcaacaacaataagaaagaATAAAAAATGAGAATACGAACATCAAGTAAAtagctcagtagaatagaataagtataatacaggaaggcaccaTTTATAGTTCAATATTTACACGCGTTATGGGGAAGGGGGGATTGGGGGGCTAGTATTTAAATTGTGCTGTATTTAGCAATAATAACAAGAGTCTGGTGGCAGCCGTTGTGATGTGGTGTAGCATGAATGTGTGTGAGTGGATGTATCTACGGGGGTGCCAGGGCAGAGCAGTAGGACTATATGCCTCTCCACCCTGTCTGTTCCTCAAGTGTTCAGAGCCAAACGCTTCTGCTGCATTTAAAAATAACTCTGACATGGGAAGGAGCCTTTTAAAAAAGGCCTAATGATATAAAGGGCTGCTACTTCAATCAGACTACATAGAAAACGATGggatattttgtgtgtgtgtgtgtgtgtgtgtgtgtgtgtgtgtgtgtgtgtgtgtgtgtgtgtgtgtgtgtgtgtgtgtgtgtgtgtgtgtgtgtgtgtgtgtgtgtgtgtgtgtgtgtgtgtgtgtgtgtgtgtgtgtgtgtgtgtgtgtgtgtgtgtgtgtgtgtgtgtgtgtgtgtgcatctgtgcgtctgtgtgtctgtgtgtctgtgtgtatgagtgcatatctgtgtgggtgtgtgcgggAGTGAAATCTGAAGTCTGGGGCTTTAGGACAGACGTGTCTGCGGGGGGATGGGGTGAGGGGTGTGAGGCGTACCTGAGACGGGGAGGGGGGTGCCGCGGAACAGCTCGTAGAACTTGGAGAGGTAGGTGACCATTCTGGTCTTGTCTGGTTCCTGACCAGCAGCcatctcctccccagtggtgaaGGGCCGGATCCCAAACTCCCGCTCAGCCAGGTCACATGCCAGCTGGAAGTTGTTAGCCGAATCCTCCTCATTCAGCGAATCAAACTCTCTGAGGGAAACCGATTGAAATGATATCACGCGATGTTGTTGTAATGTTGTGTGGGTAACTAGGTGAAGGCTTCATAAGACTAAGCTGGCGTCAACATAGAAGTTATGAAACAGTTCTAGTCTAGCAGTGTAGCCCTCACTTCACCACAAAGATGATGTCAGAAATAACAAACTGCCCTAGATACTGAGTGTGACATGTAATACATAGTTATGCTTTCCAAACTCCCTTTCACATACTATAGGGTTTCTCTAAAATCGATTGTGTCTTCTGTGTGCTCTGTTTCGTCACACCTatcagtaacagagagagagaactgccgTCAGGAAAAAGGCTCTTCGATGAAGGTCAAATGTCATTCGCACCCACCACTTACATTTACTCTCACACAAAGAGGCTGTGAGGGAGGGGCAGGGGCTTGTGTGTAGATAGTACACCAGGACATACATTGGCATGAATGGGTTACTTTCATGCCTGGTATACTTTACATTAGACACTCACAGAAGGAGACAATATTACAGCGTGGTGGTAAGATGTTTTGCTATTACTGGTGTCTTGATGTAAATGTTAGCCTAATGAGGAAATTCCCCATTACACAATAGAGGCATTTTATGAGGAGCCAGTCTATCGACTTACAATGACGAAGTGCTACATGCCAGGGTGTGCCAAGAAGAAGTCTCAAACATGGTTTATGAGGAGAAAAGAGTGAGTGCTGAGCTCATTAACAGTTACTGTAAGGTACATGAGGCCAGTCTTACTGTAGTAGTTTACAGGCTAGTTGTGTGTTGCAGTGTTTTGCTGTACGTACATGAGGTGGGATCTGAACCGGTGGATGAGGGCACAGAGAGCCAGGCCGCTCTGCCACGAGGTGGTCAGGTCTGTCACGCTCACATTCCTGTAGCCCTCGGTCTGTTTCTGACACCACGTCAGCAGCCTCCCCGGCCTGATCTCCgactctacacacacagacaggaacaagGTGTTCAGTAGGGAGAAAATGGCATGAAAAAGGGAGGCACTACCTAAGCTGGTCCAATAAGAACATAGATTTTTGTTTTCGATTGCCCTATTTTCCATTTGTGTGGCTGTCCTCGTCTATCAGTCTATCAGTGTTTTGTCACTTGTCATGTGTTGTGTTTttgtggacaccaggaagagtagctgatgcttctgcgaaagctaatggggatcctaataaataaaaTACTAAACACAACCCAGCTAACAGCCACCCACCCACTCACTTGGCAACACAACCACAGAGCTAACAGGAAGTGAGATCATAGatgtgggacagtgacagcagGTGACGTTAATGAGAGGTAAGACTGATAAGAGGTAAGTTAGAATAGGGGCTGAAGTATGCATATGACTCTGTCAGGACATGTTGAACCTGTCTGTCATTGTGTAATAGGACCCATGGTTGTGTAACATGGTGTTTAGCGTATTATGTAGAGGCCAGGGTGTGCTTAAAGAGATACAGTATACATGGAAAAAACTTTTCTGATGATGGAGACAAAAATCCCATCAGTTTATAATGAGGTCAGTTCTCCTTGAATAACTGCTAGAAACCTTCCAGTATTAATGTTTAACATGATCCATGGGGCCAAAAATATCTTGAAACGTAACCAGCTAGACTTTGTTAGGTCTGGTATCTGAGAACATCCTGAAGATATCATTGATGCGTTTAACTACTAGTGTATCAAGTCATGTTTTTCCTTTTCACAATACACAGAACCAGAGCTTTGTCCTCCAAAAAAATGATCAATGTAGGGGGGTGGGGGCTGTACCCTATATGACCCTGTACACAGTCAAGTGGCTCCAACTTCACCAAAACGCTGCTCTCACCATGGATCATTGAAAAACAAACCTCAGACGGCGACTTATTTCTAAGCAGAGATTAATGCGGGCCCGTCCTCAGTCTGACACTCCTGTTAGCGAGAGAAAAGGTCTGCCTCACCTTAAGACTGCTGTGGGCCTCTGTCTCAGAACACTCCCAGAGCGGGAGAGAACTCAATAGAACTACAGTGGAATGGCTTATCTTCTCCTACCTTTGGGTAAATAGCCACTGAATGAACGAGTGCTGCAGATATTTTAGCCCATGAAACCCAAGGGACTCATCCGTCATCATTTTGAAATTAGTTACTTGAACCAGTTGAATAGACATCGCAGCATGTTCTGTAGGTTGGAGccatgcctctttgcttgacatcatgggaaaatcaaaagaaatcagccaagacctcagaaaataaattgtagacctccacaagtctggttcatccttgggagcaattgccaaatgtctgaaggtactacgttcatctgtacaaacaatagtacgcaagtataaacaccatgggaccacgcagccatcataccgctcaggaaggagatgggttctgtcctagagatgaatgtactttggtgtgaaaagtgcaaatcaatcccagaacaacagcaaaggaccttgtgaagatgctggaggaaacaggtacaaaactatctatatccacagtaaaatgagtactatatcgacataacctgaaaggccgctcagcaaggaagaagccactgctccaaaaccaccataaaaaagccagactacggtttgcaactgcacatggggacaaagatcgtactttaaGGAGAAatgttttctggtctgatgaaacaaaaatacaactgtttggccactatcgttatgtttggaggaaaaagggggaggcttgcaagccaaagaacaccatccaaaccgtgaagcatgggggtggcagcatcatgttgtgggggtgctttgctgcaggagagactggcgcacttcacaaaatagatggcatcatgaggcaggaaaattatgtggatatattgaagcaacatctcaagacatcagtcaagaaggtaaagcttggtcgcaaatgggtcttccaaatggacaatgagccaaagcatacttccaaagttgtggaaaaatggcttaaggacaacaaagacaaggtattggattggccatcacaaagccctgacctcaatcccatagaacatttgtgggcagaactgaaaaagcgtgtgcgagcaaggatcctacaaacctgactcagttacatcagctctgtcaggaggaatgggccaaaattcacccaacttattgtgggaagcttgtggaaggctacccgaaacgtttgacccaagttaaacactttaaaggcaatgctaccaaatactaattgggtgtatgtaaacttctgacgcactgggtatgtgatgaaagaaataaaagctgaaataaatcattctctctactattattctgacatttcacattcttaaaataaagtggtgatcctaagtgacctaagacatggaatttttactaggattaaatgtcaagaattgtgaaaaactgagtttaaatgtatttggctaaggtgtatgtaaacttccgacttcaactgtaagtccaTACTAGACACTGTACTAAAGCCTCCCAACTCCACAGTCTCTCTGGCCACTCCTGTATTGTGTGTGGCTCACCTCGTCTGGCCAGGTTCACAGGGCGACGTATTGTAGCATTACGCTCCAGAGAGCACGACTTCACTGGCAGCTCTCCATTGATGTACAGGTGACGCACCTGGAAGAAATAACAAAGAGACACAGCTGAGATTTAGGCAGAAGAAGGGATAAGAAGACAAGCACAGTCCATCCTTCTTGTGTTAATGTTAAGGGTGAATCTGTTATTGGTGACAGGAAAAAGTGAATACTGCAGTAAACAATGTGATCCTTGAGAATGTCTTTCGTACCTGGTTTTGCCTGACACAGGTGGAGATGAGGTTGGGATACCGAGTCCCAGGGTCAATGGTGTACTGCTCAAAGTTTTTGGCAATGTTTTCAGTGGTTGTCTGCGGCAGAATTCTGTAAAGACTCTCCCTGGAGAAATGCAtatatttagtgtgtgtgtgtgtgtgtgtgtgtgtgtgtgtgtgtgtgtgtgtgtgtgtgtgtgtgtgtgtgtgtgtgtgtgtgtgtgtgtgtgtgtgtgtgtgtgtgtgtgtgtgtgtgtgtgtgtgtgtgtgtgtgtacagtatgtgtgctgACCACTGACCTCTCAGCTAGCACCTCCAGAGGGGTCATGCCCTCAGCCCACCTTTTCACCATCCAGGCTGAGTCAAAAGCAGCCAGGAAGCCTCTCGCACACCCTGTACCCATGGGCCAGAACggctgcacacacagacacataacaGTACATTTTGCTGAACATGCACATGTACTTTTATCATCCAACCATTTTAAAGCATGATTAAACACTGCTGTCACAGCCTCCTCACCTCTAACAAGCTGTCCCCAACCAGTGCCACCAGTAGCTGGCGTCCGAAGCATTCTCTGACTAGCGCTGCGTTCTCCGAAGCATACATGCTGGTGAAGTCAAACATGGCCACGTCCGGCTGGCCACAGGCATTTATGGCAAAGTCCAGCGTGGGAAGCTGGTAGTTGGTGCCAAAGTCAGCAGCTTCGCGGGCATAACCCAGCAGAGCTTCCTGGTTCACATTCTCACTGCTCAGCAGCATCTCGGTGTCTATGTAGTCCTACGAGACAAAGTCAGGGGAACTGTGTTTATGAGAGACCATGACCAAAAGGATGAAGTCAAAGAGGTTAAATAAGATGCAACATTGATACCCCAGGTGTAACAACAGTTATTCACCTTGTATATTAGAGGACCATTAAAGATGGATGCTCTTTAAATTGTACTGGGACGCCAAGTCCCACATTGTCTTTATGAATGAATTCATGGGATGACTCATGCAGAACCCTGGCAATTGAAGTGAGAGCGAGCGCTGAGAGGGAGTCATAAGCCAGTGAAATATGTGCTCCTTTAGGGATGTTTATAACACTTAGCTTTCATGAATGTCATTGTGGTGCCCGCCCGGCTCATAGGCTGTTCAGCTGGCAGACCACCAAGGATGAGATTCCTCCGACCCGGTATCCTCCTCTATtaactcctcacctctccttctctctcagcctctctctctgtctttctcttcctctctctcacacacatctgAATGCAACACCCTCAGACAGCAAGAAAAATCGGCCcgcgtctgaatctagttgatgatccctgatctaAACAATGTTTGCTCACATGAATGATGACCCCCTTGTCCAGTAGGCTCTGCTTCTTTGCTGTCATGACAAAgtagtgtgtgttgtccttgtagTACACAATGTTCTCCAGGTCAATACCTGCAACAaatgacagacacagacaggaagATTAAAACACCCCGTGATAATGTCAGGGTtgaagatttctgttgtttgacaATGTGTGGATTTAAGTGCATTCTGAGGGAAGTCTGCTCCTCTGGCTGACTCATTGGCTGTGGTGGATCTCAGGCCAACCTGTCTCCTCTTTGAGGTCCAGGAAGAACTTCTGGTTAAAGATGAAGGCCACACCGCTGATCTCCTCCACCTTGGCCTCGGCCGTGGTGTTCCTGTTGACAAAGTTGGCCGTGATGGCAATAGCCAGCTTACCACGGAACTCCTTCCTTTTGAACcctgagagcgagagaaagggggggagagagagagagagagagagagagagagagagagagagagagagagagagagagagagagagagagagagagagagagagagagagagagagagagagagagagagagagagagagagagagagagagagagagagagagagagagatgggatgttACTATTCTCTGGCCAGGCCTGCGGAGGCATACTAATCCAGAGGAAATCTAGCACTGAGCTGTAATCACAGGCCAGTTATTTTAGGATCAGAGAGGCTTGTTACCGAtgtgatactgtatataacaccaGGGGAGCAAAAGCCTCGGCGGGAGAGTTGGGTCAGTACTAAAATGTTCAGATCTAAATAATGTGTTTTCCAGGTTGAATAACTTTCACAACTTCAGGTGGAGTAGAGTGCAGCCACTCCTTACATGAACTGGACTACTGTAAGAGAAGGTGCTGTCTCGTTTTTTTCACGGTGAGATTTTACAATATATATTATTATTGGCTGTAATTGCTTACACTTCTGCTATTTAGGATATCAACCACAATAGAACATAATCAGTTTCTCTTCAGATAGAAACATTGGGGAAATGCTTCTTGCATTAAAGAGTTTATTGCCATCCTATCACTGATGCTGAAAAGTTTTTTTGTTAATGGAGACATATAGAGGCTCATTTAACATTAACTTTCTGTGTCCTATCCAGGTCCAAACATAACTGCAGACAAGCCTTAACATAGACTGAAGCATGGGCTCAGACTTTTAATGCCAGACTGCTATTCACTTGGGTTCCTGTTGCTGCTATTCTCACAGTTGCGGTTATATAAAAAGCTGTCTCACTTTTTAAATGACATGCAAAACCTTGCCTTTGTGAAAGAGAATATGGTGATGTGGTGATGTGGAATATGGTGATGTCACTGCAGGCTGTATGTCCCACAGACCACATGTTAGTATGCTTATAACTGTCCTGGGGAAGAGGAGGGTTCTGCACCAAAGCCCTCTAGCGAAAGAAAATACATCCTCATTACCTGTGACTCAGGAAAGAAAGGAGGATGAATGTTCTAATGTGTTCGGCCTCTCGTCCTACAAAATAATGTATGAGCTTCTGAGAGATGCTTTTCTAGGAGGAGGTAGCATTTTAATATgagccagaaatgttccattacgGTCACTGCTATTTCACTGGGGCATTTCCCCTCCTCACATCACTCTTTCCAATGCAGCTGTGTTCCTCTCAGACGATTAGCTGGGTACAGAACAGATTGCGGTATATTTAACCCTCCTCTCAGACAGGGCTTGCGTGGCAGTTCAAAAGTAGAAGGACTTCTAAAAAGAAAGTTTTCCCCAGGCTTTTCGTCATCCGACGATGACCTAAACGCCTCATTGTTTGGAGACAGAAAATGCCCTTTTTAGGAATAAGCATCTGATGTGGATTGGTGAGGGGATGACAGGCATCTGTGAGGGAGAGTCCAACATGCATGCATCAACTGTTGAACAGCATCCAGATGACGACACACACAGGGCCCAAGATCTTTTTTATTAAGGTACAGAGAGATGGTGATTTCATGTGTAACCTTGCCCTTTGAAGGAGAGATTAATGACATCACATAGGGTATCGTTTTACAGAGGTGAGTTTAATTTTATGGCTTCCTAACTTTCTTGGATGAGACTATGCCTTTTTAAATTGATGCTTTTTGTAGACATAAGCCGCAGCCAACAACAATTGTATGTTTCTTAGTTACAGTTGTTAGTGATGATATGAGCAATGATATGAGAAAGGTGTCCTGGATATTATTTGAAACAAGCCACTGTCAACAAAGCTACATAAA
The sequence above is a segment of the Salvelinus alpinus chromosome 33, SLU_Salpinus.1, whole genome shotgun sequence genome. Coding sequences within it:
- the LOC139562948 gene encoding LOW QUALITY PROTEIN: F-actin-monooxygenase mical2b-like (The sequence of the model RefSeq protein was modified relative to this genomic sequence to represent the inferred CDS: substituted 1 base at 1 genomic stop codon): MGETEEEKDQAGKLFENFIQASTCKGTLQSFNLLCRLLDLDPQDHETFYCSLKTRLTSWRAKALWTKLDKRTCHKEYKKGQACVGTKCLIIGGGPCGLRTAIELALLGAKVVVIEKRDTFSRNNVLHLWPYTIHDLKGLGAKKFYGKFCAGAIDHISIRQLQLMLLKIALLAAVEFHVNVEFVKLLEPPENQENDGPGWRAEIRPADHPVANIDFDVVVGADGRRNTLEGFKRKEFRGKLAIAITANFVNRNTTAEAKVEEISGVAFIFNQKFFLDLKEETGIDLENIVYYKDNTHYFVMTAKKQSLLDKGVIIHDYIDTEMLLSSENVNQEALLGYAREAADFGTNYQLPTLDFAINACGQPDVAMFDFTSMYASENAALVRECFGRQLLVALVGDSLLEPFWPMGTGCARGFLAAFDSAWMVKRWAEGMTPLEVLAERESLYRILPQTTTENIAKNFEQYTIDPGTRYPNLISTCVRQNQVRHLYINGELPVKSCSLERNATIRRPVNLARRESEIRPGRLLTWCQKQTEGYRNVSVTDLTTSWQSGLALCALIHRFRSHLIEFDSLNEEDSANNFQLACDLAEREFGIRPFTTGEEMAAGQEPDKTRMVTYLSKFYELFRGTPLPVSDSRGADENSEDYPSKAVRSMNKVLVPRKRVPKDEKKLEDTDPTYKRRRKVCSYLEEATNFSSQSASCVGEGREVKENKVRSMASQLLSKFEESNPSFTLRRQSPCDWGSERAPWPRSMDMTETPRFTNLRQQTPPNPPPKTQFHSATCAKYAAECIARLPPQPPPXPKLSPQLQAQLQSQHQPQPQFQLQPKLSPQLQAQLQSQHQPQPQFQLQPKLQPPPSPNHTLRKVRQADQTRTQTQPQTHPQKPESIEYPGYSPSCHSAVLAMSRMLQRLQEVEEKITKKKAQAQNAREFHNKSIKEKAVHLRALFSEDVTSTSQVTTSSSLFLLAACQRTVGKESLAIAARAETLVTLYETDHRPKASSPCSPPASSPLSPGSLRREFPRSGDKCHSCQKRVYVVERISAEGLYFHRECFRCDTCGAALRQGGHAFDSEQGKLYCKLHFTQRKYGMNHRRTLNSHLGQNGAGVQEGSETQTPNGDPTEGLQSQSPGTFSSRLRKSLSWPLSVTRAVCDSPRLLSRWVHSTAQAVGLHFRANVQDYVFMYELLSLGVPLLFMLQEVLLQMYSETGPVSQSIQPLLLWLEEHLGHRLM